Proteins from one Coffea arabica cultivar ET-39 chromosome 8c, Coffea Arabica ET-39 HiFi, whole genome shotgun sequence genomic window:
- the LOC140013376 gene encoding uncharacterized protein, whose amino-acid sequence MTCETAKEAWDALKVTFQGNDRTRQMQVLNLRREFELLRMKDTENIKKYSDRLVNIVNKIKLIGEQLPNSRVVEKVLVSLLERFETKISSLEDSRDLSRMALLELINALEAQEQRRAIRTEEVIEGVFRATNKDLIRQGGRNDQEKNSKDNKKNGRNCEDLKIILF is encoded by the coding sequence ATGACTTGTGAAACTGCAAAGGAAGCTTGGGATGCTCTCAAAGTGACCTTTCAAGGCAATGATAGAACAAGACAGATGCAAGTTTTGAATCTGAGGAGAGAATTTGAACTCCTTAGGATGAAAGACACCGAAAACATTAAAAAGTACTCTGACAGACTCGTAAATATTGTGAACAAAATCAAATTGATTGGAGAACAACTTCCGAATAGTAGAGTTGTGGAGAAAGTCTTAGTGAGTTTATTAGAAAGGTTTGAAACCAAGATTTCCTCTCTTGAAGATTCAAGGGATCTCTCTCGGATGGCCTTGCTAGAATTAATCAATGCTTTAGAGGCACAAGAACAAAGACGAGCCATAAGAACTGAAGAAGTCATTGAAGGTGTTTTTCGAGCAACAAATAAGGATCTAATTCGACAAGGTGGTAGAAATGATCAAGAGAAAAATAGCAAAGACAATAAGAAAAATGGCAGAAATTGTGAGGAcctgaaaattattttattttag